One stretch of Prunus persica cultivar Lovell chromosome G1, Prunus_persica_NCBIv2, whole genome shotgun sequence DNA includes these proteins:
- the LOC18789548 gene encoding uncharacterized protein LOC18789548 has protein sequence MAIAAAATATVTMALARPTSNVLLTRHRARWVFTPFAVSSSFTSSSSSSKPSRALILYSKPGCCLCDGLKEKLQAAFLLAGPDSLQDVDLQIRDITGNPEWERAYQYEIPVLARVLSDGTEETLPRLPPRLGVELVQKKIAAALKH, from the exons ATGGCCATTGCCGCAGCAGCAACAGCGACAGTGACAATGGCGCTGGCGAGGCCAACGTCGAATGTGTTGCTGACAAGACACAGGGCTAGGTGGGTCTTCACTCCATTTGctgtttcttcttcctttacttcgtcttcttcttcttcaaagcCTTCAAGAGCCCTCATTCTCTACTCCAAGCCCGGGTGCTGTTTGTGCGATGGCCTCAAAGAAAAACTTCAGGCTGCCTTCTTACTCGCTGGCCCTGATTCTCTTCAGGACGTTGATTTACAG ATAAGGGATATTACGGGCAATCCAGAGTGGGAAAGAGCTTACCAGTATGAGATACCAGTGTTGGCCAGAGTGCTTTCTGATGGTACTGAG GAAACTCTACCTAGGTTACCTCCTCGTCTCGGAGTGGAACTGGTTCAGAAGAAAATAGCTGCTGCCTTAAAACATTAG
- the LOC18792444 gene encoding aminoacylase-1, producing the protein MSNHLLTLAIVLLLAATGGAHSEQQHQHDTPISRFQNYLRINTAHPNPNYTAPVSFLTAIAQTLNLQIQTLHFTPSKSKPLLLLTWPGSRPSLPSLLLNSHLDSVPAEPHKWAHPPFSAHRTADGRIFARGAQDDKCIAIQYLEAIRNLKAADFVPIRTVHLSFVPDEEIGGLDGVAKFAASKEFRDLNVGFMLDEGQANPGDEFRVFYADRTPWSLIVKAKGAPGHGSRLYDNGAMENLMNSVEVMTRFRAAQFDVVKAGKAAISEVISVNPVYLKSGIASGDGFAMNMQPSEAEAGFNIRIPPTVDPELVRKRIAEEWAPEARNLTYQLIEKGPNSDYRGRPLATPTDDSNPWWSVFKQAIASAGGKLAKPEILASTTDARYMRQQGIPALGFSPMTNTPVLLHDHNEFLKDTVFLKGIKVYESVISALSSVVETSE; encoded by the exons atgtcCAACCATCTCCTCACACTCGCAATCGTCCTCCTACTCGCCGCCACCGGAGGGGCCCACTCAGAACAACAACACCAACACGACACGCCCATCAGTCGTTTCCAAAACTACCTCCGGATCAACACGGCCCACCCGAACCCGAACTACACCGCCCCGGTCTCCTTCCTCACCGCCATAgcccaaaccctaaacctcCAAATCCAAACCCTCCACTTCACGCCTTCTAAATCCAagcccctcctcctcctcaccTGGCCTGGCTCCCGCCCCTCCCTCCCCTCCCTCCTCCTCAACTCCCACCTCGACTCCGTCCCCGCCGAGCCACACAAGTGGGCCCACCCCCCCTTCTCCGCCCACCGCACCGCAGACGGCCGCATATTCGCCCGTGGGGCCCAGGACGACAAGTGCATCGCCATCCAGTACCTCGAGGCCATCCGAAACCTGAAAGCCGCCGACTTTGTCCCAATCCGCACCGTCCACCTGTCCTTCGTCCCCGATGAGGAGATCGGCGGCCTGGACGGAGTCGCCAAGTTCGCGGCTTCCAAGGAGTTTCGGGATTTGAACGTCGGGTTTATGCTGGACGAAGGCCAGGCTAACCCTGGCGACGAGTTTAGGGTTTTCTACGCCGATCGGACTCCGTGGAGTTTGATCGTCAAGGCGAAGGGCGCTCCCGGGCACGGGTCCAGATTGTACGACAATGGAGCGATGGAGAATTTGATGAATAGCGTTGAGGTTATGACTCGATTTCGGGCGGCCCAGTTCGATGTGGTCAAAGCCGGGAAGGCCGCCATTTCGGAGGTTATTTCGGTCAATCCGGTTTATTTGAAATCTGGGATTGCTTCTGGCGAT GGGTTTGCGATGAATATGCAGCCTTCGGAGGCCGAGGCCGGGTTTAATATAAGAATACCGCCTACTGTGGACCCCGAGCTTGTTAGGAAGAGGATTGCTGAGGAGTGGGCACCGGAGGCGAGGAATTTGACATACCAG CTAATTGAGAAAGGACCGAATAGCGACTATAGGGGTCGCCCTTTAGCAACACCAACCGATGATTCCAATCCATGGTGGTCTGTTTTCAAACAAGCTATAGCATCGGCTGGAGGCAAACTTGCAAAGCCTGAAATCTTGGCATCAACTACTGATGCACGATACATGAGACAGCAGGGCATTCCTGCTCTTGGTTTCTCCCCAATGACGAATACTCCCGTCTTACTTCATGACCATAACGAG TTCCTAAAGGATACCGTATTCTTGAAGGGCATAAAAGTATATGAATCCGTAATCAGTGCTTTGAGTTCCGTAGTGGAAACATCTGAATAG
- the LOC18788771 gene encoding ethylene-responsive transcription factor ERF012, protein MVKTEQRVQLTETSKPMPSSKTSSTSASSSACKKKKYKGVRMRSWGSWVSEIRAPNQKTRIWLGSYSTAEAAARAYDAALLCLKGSSANLNFPSTASSHFIPQEITVMSPKSIQRVAAAAANSFAIDNATTPTTTSIASPPSPPPQSSSSSSLVSSPSMSSSPSDDMSSLMGSFEPYTPIYDHHDQAIDQLPMSSMELWNNFDDGLQSPKYIDQMFNGAFFDPPMIYDFYEESDIPLWSFC, encoded by the coding sequence ATGGTGAAGACAGAGCAAAGGGTTCAGCTCACAGAGACATCAAAGCCAATGCCATCATCCAAAACATCATCAACATCAGCATCTTCATCAGCttgcaagaagaagaagtacaAGGGAGTGAGAATGAGGAGCTGGGGCTCATGGGTTTCAGAGATTAGAGCCCCAAATCAGAAGACAAGGATATGGTTGGGTTCATATTCTACAGCAGAGGCAGCAGCCAGAGCCTATGATGCTGCCCTCTTGTGCCTCAAGGGCTCCTCAGCCAACCTCAACTTCCCATCCACTGCCTCCTCTCATTTTATCCCTCAAGAAATTACCGTTATGTCCCCCAAGTCCATCCAGAGAGTGGCTGCAGCTGCTGCCAATAGTTTTGCCATTGATAATGCCACCACCCCAACCACCACAAGTATTGCCTCCCCACCCTCACCCCCTCCtcaatcttcttcatcttcatccttGGTCTCCTCCCCATCAATGTCATCGTCGCCGTCCGACGACATGTCATCACTGATGGGGTCATTTGAGCCCTACACTCCTATTTATGATCATCACGATCAGGCAATTGATCAATTACCAATGTCTAGCATGGAACTATGGAACAACTTTGATGATGGCCTACAATCCCCAAAATACATTGACCAAATGTTCAATGGCGCCTTCTTCGATCCACCCATGATTTATGACTTCTATGAGGAAAGTGATATCCCCTTGTGGAGCTTCTGCTGA